A genome region from Nitrospira sp. includes the following:
- a CDS encoding phosphopantetheine-binding protein has translation MAKTSDVSDKIIQALADYLKRDAASIQTTHHLRDDLGLDSMAVIEMLYRIEEVFNLQIPDQDLAGLTTVGQVIGYVQGRVAPPKALAKAAEKTPAKAVSKKPAAKRATKGKKA, from the coding sequence ATGGCGAAGACTTCAGACGTTTCTGACAAGATCATTCAGGCGCTGGCGGACTACCTCAAGCGGGATGCGGCGTCGATTCAGACGACCCATCACCTGCGCGACGACCTGGGGTTGGATTCCATGGCGGTCATCGAAATGCTGTACCGCATCGAGGAGGTCTTTAATCTCCAGATCCCCGACCAGGATCTCGCTGGCCTGACCACCGTCGGCCAGGTGATTGGCTACGTGCAGGGCCGCGTGGCACCTCCGAAGGCTCTCGCGAAGGCGGCCGAGAAAACTCCGGCGAAAGCCGTATCGAAGAAGCCCGCAGCCAAACGAGCGACTAAAGGCAAGAAGGCGTAG
- a CDS encoding chemotaxis protein CheW — MVVFSVGGQRLAARTDEIGGVMPWPGTIVVPSETPFVVGLVRQERGCLPVFDLAAKLNRLVEERDCLCLVVKHVDGPLAICIDSHVPSLHTIARSAVQYRAGNDPDMAGSCIAGDEELPIINLTTLGVSSNRSA; from the coding sequence ATGGTCGTCTTCTCGGTCGGAGGCCAACGTCTGGCCGCCAGAACCGATGAGATCGGCGGGGTCATGCCGTGGCCCGGGACGATAGTTGTCCCGAGCGAGACGCCGTTTGTGGTCGGTCTGGTCAGGCAAGAAAGAGGCTGTCTGCCGGTGTTTGACCTTGCGGCAAAGTTGAATCGTCTTGTCGAGGAGCGCGACTGTCTGTGTTTGGTGGTCAAACATGTGGACGGTCCCCTCGCCATCTGCATCGATTCCCATGTTCCTTCCTTACACACAATTGCGCGGTCGGCTGTGCAGTATCGTGCCGGCAATGATCCAGACATGGCCGGAAGCTGTATCGCTGGAGATGAAGAACTTCCGATCATCAACCTGACAACCTTAGGGGTCTCATCGAACCGTTCTGCGTGA
- a CDS encoding response regulator encodes MPKILIADDSIAVRKVAERLLTEAGMGVTLAANGSEALALLSKDRPDLIVSDVIMPDKSGYEVCAYIRAQSNLADLPVLLISGIVNDEVARQAESCKADGVLKKPFQGSSLKDRVLDLLSKRPKKSVPELEQPQRQPAVEPSITETVAAAPIVLVPKDTKPTSVEDGRHQPIPEPLAVRAEEPEPILMTSEAVLRPAPAVHATQPDVSAQAHKQQQAILAERDARILALEAQLDDERRRNQEQMQRLLDEQREQVAALSSQAQVLDQTLAAERAQCATLSEQLEEVSRQVHRIGDMEAALAEAQGRAEQLSQEVAEGARRAARIAELEAHLAAEREAATQLVQQITSLEQAEQRMHELETTLAAERETAQIQRHERAELETIASMVPALEEACAKARAELLEGESALSAERDAASALLMQVKQLEVAAERARELDLALAAEQERSMQLTKRAEEAEHMAQQSTRRFEDMARKLGEIAGLASQLGNGKR; translated from the coding sequence ATGCCAAAGATTCTGATTGCCGATGACAGTATCGCAGTGCGTAAGGTAGCCGAGCGACTCCTGACCGAGGCTGGGATGGGTGTCACACTTGCGGCGAATGGATCGGAAGCCCTTGCGCTCTTAAGTAAGGATCGCCCGGACTTGATTGTCTCCGATGTGATCATGCCGGACAAGAGTGGGTATGAGGTGTGTGCGTATATTCGAGCACAGAGCAATCTGGCCGATCTTCCGGTGTTGCTGATCAGCGGGATTGTGAACGATGAGGTGGCGAGGCAAGCGGAATCCTGTAAAGCGGATGGTGTCCTGAAGAAACCGTTTCAGGGATCGTCCCTGAAGGATCGCGTGTTGGACCTACTCAGTAAGCGCCCGAAGAAATCTGTGCCTGAGTTGGAACAGCCACAACGTCAACCCGCAGTCGAGCCGTCGATCACCGAGACCGTTGCTGCCGCACCGATCGTTCTTGTGCCGAAGGACACGAAGCCGACCTCGGTCGAAGACGGCAGACATCAGCCGATCCCCGAGCCGCTCGCGGTGCGTGCGGAAGAGCCCGAGCCAATACTGATGACGAGCGAAGCGGTATTGAGGCCAGCTCCTGCAGTCCACGCCACTCAACCGGATGTGTCCGCACAGGCCCACAAGCAACAGCAGGCAATCCTGGCCGAGCGTGATGCTCGAATCTTGGCCCTCGAAGCACAGCTGGATGATGAACGTCGACGGAATCAGGAACAGATGCAACGTCTGTTGGATGAGCAGCGCGAGCAAGTTGCAGCCCTTTCGTCACAAGCGCAGGTCCTGGATCAAACCCTGGCGGCTGAACGGGCACAGTGCGCCACGTTATCGGAGCAACTGGAAGAAGTCTCGAGGCAGGTACACCGGATCGGAGACATGGAAGCGGCCCTGGCTGAAGCGCAGGGGCGCGCGGAGCAGCTGTCTCAAGAGGTTGCTGAAGGGGCGCGTCGAGCCGCTCGAATTGCGGAACTGGAAGCGCATCTGGCGGCTGAACGGGAAGCCGCGACGCAATTGGTGCAACAAATCACCAGCCTTGAGCAAGCCGAACAGCGTATGCACGAACTTGAAACGACCTTGGCGGCTGAGCGTGAGACCGCGCAGATCCAACGCCACGAACGTGCCGAGCTGGAGACCATCGCGAGCATGGTGCCGGCACTAGAGGAGGCCTGTGCAAAGGCTCGTGCCGAACTGCTTGAGGGGGAGTCGGCCCTGTCGGCTGAGAGAGACGCTGCCTCGGCGCTATTGATGCAGGTAAAACAGTTAGAAGTGGCTGCCGAGCGGGCCCGTGAATTGGACCTCGCACTGGCCGCAGAACAAGAGCGTTCGATGCAACTGACGAAACGTGCGGAGGAGGCAGAGCATATGGCTCAGCAGTCCACTCGCCGGTTCGAAGATATGGCAAGAAAGTTGGGTGAAATCGCGGGGCTGGCCTCGCAACTCGGGAATGGAAAACGCTAG
- a CDS encoding Hpt domain-containing protein: MSADFDRDQLLGIFVAEAGDDMRCFWNALHPEGKAQPEPSDVADFHAVGHKLKGAALLYGFPALGRLGALLEDALEHVQEISSAQWPAVLQLMREIAASYRVQVEDIGRGGGEDPSVVEGFVRRCSELMPVLSMESSAEAAQLSVEPADEYLIPAIDGEVLSYFSPEAEEYLSTIQTLLQRLEGNLVDADTIYQLYRVAHTLKGSAYTVGFDVVGDVAHPIETCMSAVRERAVTIAPHWIAILRQAVDVIRNLMARDAQLLPRLRQDVPAIVTQLHAMEQGVSQAEAAVGPHSRIDGIAVENPVPVTLPSPELSAQAIIPTRTQELTEEYLIPVLDAEVMSYFAPEAQEYLESLEADLLRVDKDAENPETIHQLFRTAHTLKGSAYTVGFQSIGDLTHHIEDFMGAVREGTLELLPGHTDVLLRAIDVVRALMRRDAGMVGRTRQRFAASLQELQLLGQVQATADDGQQVVSSAAESLPVEEMRESDGTESAKGADGKAGEEREVIRVSRERLERLLNLVGELVIDRGRLEQRLRTLDQLATQVLSNKSRLIEAVRTFEDKHTFSFQPSPTTPGDVPPQGFPGVSDFGSLEFDKYDDFNILARRISEVTADITESMAQLSGSIHRAQDDMGSLQQLTLGMRDEIARARMVPIGTPFTRFRRAAREMARATGKEVNLVTSGEHTEIDTGVVERLVDPLVHLVRNAVYHGIEPAGIRRSQGKPAVGTIYLHAAHRGNSVLIEVEDDGAGLDIAKIRAKAVKLGLVRADVVASLPESEVIKFIFLPGFSTAEAVGGQAGRGVGMDVVKRVIETMNGHIEVESVYGQGTKFTMHLPLTLLIATALLVRVGKERYAIPLPSVREVTMSTATTIQRMGDRSVLQIGDEAIEVHPLGSLIRREAGMIEEATPVVVVRTSTGVLGCAVDELLGRQEIVIKSLGALKPYDRSVFGGATIDPEGRVVLVLDVSRLTTREYHESLAVLQSPVSSPMLDEPAQTSSTQSSDKQLPLLLIDDSLSIRKFVGRMLESAGYTVETATDGEEGCRKALVQNYQVIITDLEMPKLNGFEVIQALRARPQTQATPILVMTTRAGEKHRQMAASVGASGYIAKPVEERALIQEVRKWAGRESAVKK; this comes from the coding sequence ATGAGCGCAGATTTTGATCGCGACCAGTTGCTGGGCATATTCGTTGCCGAGGCCGGTGACGATATGCGTTGCTTTTGGAACGCGTTACATCCCGAGGGGAAGGCGCAGCCTGAACCGAGCGATGTGGCCGACTTCCATGCGGTCGGTCACAAGCTGAAGGGTGCGGCGCTGTTGTACGGATTTCCTGCCCTTGGCCGACTCGGTGCGTTGCTCGAAGATGCGCTCGAACATGTTCAGGAAATATCCTCTGCTCAATGGCCCGCAGTCCTGCAATTGATGCGGGAGATCGCTGCCTCCTATCGAGTTCAGGTAGAGGACATCGGGCGCGGAGGTGGGGAAGATCCTTCTGTGGTGGAGGGATTTGTGCGGCGATGTTCCGAACTGATGCCGGTTCTCTCGATGGAGTCGTCGGCGGAGGCGGCACAGTTGTCCGTCGAGCCGGCGGATGAATACCTCATTCCGGCCATTGATGGTGAAGTCTTGTCGTACTTCTCGCCGGAAGCCGAGGAGTATCTCAGCACGATTCAGACTCTCCTCCAGCGCCTGGAAGGCAACTTGGTCGATGCTGATACGATTTATCAATTGTATCGGGTCGCGCATACGTTGAAAGGCTCGGCCTACACCGTCGGATTTGACGTCGTGGGCGATGTGGCCCATCCGATTGAAACGTGCATGAGTGCAGTCCGCGAGAGGGCTGTCACGATCGCCCCGCATTGGATCGCCATTCTCCGCCAAGCGGTGGACGTGATTCGAAATCTGATGGCGCGTGATGCGCAGTTGTTGCCACGCCTGCGCCAGGATGTGCCTGCGATCGTGACGCAGCTTCACGCAATGGAGCAAGGTGTCAGTCAGGCTGAGGCGGCGGTGGGTCCGCACAGTCGTATTGATGGAATAGCGGTTGAGAATCCCGTGCCCGTTACCTTGCCCAGTCCAGAACTATCGGCTCAAGCCATCATTCCGACCCGCACGCAGGAGCTCACGGAAGAGTATTTGATCCCGGTCCTTGATGCTGAGGTGATGTCCTATTTTGCGCCGGAAGCGCAGGAATATCTGGAGAGTCTCGAAGCCGACTTGCTACGGGTGGATAAGGACGCGGAGAACCCTGAGACGATCCATCAACTCTTTCGTACGGCGCATACGCTGAAGGGCTCCGCGTACACGGTGGGTTTCCAATCCATCGGCGATCTGACGCACCATATTGAAGACTTTATGGGCGCCGTTCGCGAAGGGACGCTCGAACTGCTTCCCGGCCATACGGACGTGTTGTTGCGTGCGATCGACGTCGTCCGGGCTCTCATGCGGCGCGACGCCGGCATGGTGGGGCGCACCAGGCAACGATTTGCAGCGTCGTTACAAGAGTTACAGCTGCTGGGACAAGTCCAGGCGACAGCCGATGACGGGCAACAGGTCGTGTCCTCGGCCGCCGAAAGTCTTCCAGTCGAAGAGATGCGCGAGTCCGATGGCACGGAGTCGGCCAAGGGCGCAGACGGAAAAGCCGGTGAAGAGCGGGAAGTGATCCGTGTCAGCCGGGAACGTTTGGAACGTCTCCTGAACCTCGTCGGTGAATTGGTCATCGATCGCGGCCGTCTCGAGCAGCGGCTACGCACGCTGGATCAATTGGCCACGCAAGTGTTGTCGAATAAATCAAGATTGATCGAAGCCGTACGGACGTTCGAGGACAAGCATACCTTTTCCTTTCAACCGTCTCCCACGACACCCGGCGATGTGCCGCCACAAGGCTTCCCGGGGGTGAGTGATTTCGGAAGTTTGGAGTTCGATAAGTATGACGACTTCAATATTTTGGCCCGGCGCATCAGTGAGGTCACGGCCGACATTACCGAGTCGATGGCGCAGCTGAGCGGGTCGATCCATCGTGCCCAGGATGATATGGGGTCATTGCAGCAGTTGACGCTGGGCATGCGCGATGAAATCGCTCGCGCCCGGATGGTCCCGATCGGGACGCCCTTTACGCGGTTCCGGCGCGCGGCCCGAGAAATGGCTCGCGCCACCGGGAAAGAAGTCAATCTGGTTACGTCCGGAGAGCATACTGAAATCGACACCGGTGTCGTCGAGCGGCTCGTCGATCCGCTGGTGCATCTGGTGAGGAATGCGGTCTACCACGGCATTGAACCGGCGGGAATTCGTCGTAGCCAAGGGAAACCGGCGGTCGGCACCATCTATCTCCATGCGGCTCATCGCGGGAACTCGGTGCTCATTGAAGTCGAGGACGATGGCGCAGGCCTCGACATCGCAAAAATTAGAGCCAAGGCGGTGAAGTTGGGGCTCGTACGAGCGGATGTTGTTGCATCCTTGCCGGAAAGTGAAGTCATCAAGTTTATCTTCCTGCCCGGATTCTCTACTGCCGAAGCCGTCGGAGGCCAAGCTGGCCGTGGTGTCGGGATGGATGTGGTCAAGCGAGTCATCGAGACGATGAACGGCCACATTGAAGTGGAGTCAGTCTACGGGCAGGGCACCAAGTTTACGATGCATTTGCCGCTCACATTGTTGATCGCGACTGCCCTGCTCGTCCGAGTTGGAAAAGAACGGTATGCGATTCCTCTTCCGAGTGTGCGGGAGGTGACCATGTCGACGGCGACGACCATCCAGCGTATGGGGGACCGTTCCGTCTTGCAGATCGGCGACGAAGCCATTGAGGTGCATCCGCTCGGAAGCCTGATTCGCCGGGAGGCCGGCATGATTGAAGAAGCCACTCCGGTGGTCGTGGTTCGGACATCGACTGGTGTGCTCGGTTGCGCGGTCGATGAATTGTTGGGTCGCCAGGAAATCGTCATTAAATCCCTGGGGGCGCTCAAACCCTACGATCGATCCGTATTCGGGGGTGCGACCATCGATCCGGAAGGACGCGTAGTCCTGGTGCTGGATGTCAGCCGTCTGACCACTCGGGAGTATCACGAGTCCCTGGCGGTTCTTCAGAGCCCTGTCTCCTCGCCGATGCTCGACGAGCCGGCTCAGACGTCCTCGACGCAGAGTTCGGACAAGCAACTCCCACTGTTGCTGATCGACGACTCGCTGAGTATCAGAAAGTTTGTTGGCCGCATGTTGGAATCCGCCGGGTATACCGTCGAGACCGCGACCGATGGTGAGGAAGGGTGTCGCAAAGCCTTAGTCCAGAACTACCAGGTCATTATCACAGATCTCGAGATGCCGAAGTTGAACGGGTTCGAAGTGATTCAAGCTCTTCGTGCCAGACCTCAAACCCAGGCGACGCCGATCCTTGTCATGACCACGCGAGCCGGAGAAAAACATCGTCAGATGGCTGCCAGTGTGGGCGCGTCAGGATACATTGCCAAACCAGTTGAGGAACGGGCCTTGATTCAAGAAGTCCGTAAGTGGGCAGGGCGTGAATCCGCCGTCAAGAAGTAA
- the fabF gene encoding beta-ketoacyl-ACP synthase II → MSTRVVITGLGVVSPIGIGVPQFWKAALEGRSGISAISSFDPFPLEGYRSRVAGRILGFSPEQYLPAGQGDRVDRYAQFALVAAKEALADADFHMEREEPHRVGVIVGAGMGGMVMGEREITQLYEQKRPHRVHPNFIPVITLNSASGIVAMAYGAKGPNLTISTACSSSAHALGQAMHAIRAGTADAVIVVGADASITPLVFAGFCSLRALSTKYNDAPERASRPFDRGRDGFVMGEGAGALILESLAHAKKRKARMYAEVAGYAATSEAHHMVIPREDGEEVAITMRLALKDAGITPAQVDYINAHATSTTVGDAVEVKAIRLLFKSRADKLAVSATKSLVGHTLGAAGSLAGIVSALTLTSGQIHPTLNLDDPDPACALAGLSAEPQSRKTKVALINAFGFGSNNAAVVLKSLST, encoded by the coding sequence ATGTCGACGAGAGTCGTCATCACAGGTCTGGGGGTCGTCTCCCCCATCGGTATCGGGGTGCCGCAGTTCTGGAAAGCGGCGCTGGAAGGTCGATCTGGAATCTCGGCCATTTCCTCCTTCGACCCGTTCCCGCTGGAAGGGTACCGGTCGCGCGTGGCTGGACGCATTCTCGGATTCTCCCCCGAGCAGTATCTCCCCGCAGGCCAAGGCGACCGGGTGGATCGTTATGCCCAGTTCGCCCTCGTGGCCGCCAAGGAAGCGCTGGCGGATGCCGACTTCCACATGGAGCGGGAGGAGCCGCACCGGGTCGGGGTCATCGTCGGCGCCGGCATGGGCGGCATGGTGATGGGCGAACGAGAAATTACCCAACTGTATGAACAGAAACGCCCGCACCGGGTGCATCCGAATTTTATTCCGGTCATTACACTGAATTCTGCTTCCGGCATCGTGGCCATGGCCTATGGCGCCAAAGGACCGAACCTGACAATTTCAACCGCCTGCTCATCGAGTGCCCATGCGCTTGGCCAGGCGATGCATGCCATTCGTGCCGGGACGGCAGATGCCGTGATCGTCGTCGGCGCCGATGCCAGTATCACGCCGCTGGTCTTTGCCGGATTTTGCTCGCTTCGCGCGCTTTCAACGAAGTATAACGATGCGCCGGAACGAGCCTCGCGCCCATTCGATCGCGGGCGAGACGGGTTCGTCATGGGTGAAGGCGCCGGCGCGCTGATTCTCGAATCACTGGCCCACGCGAAGAAACGCAAGGCCCGAATGTACGCGGAAGTGGCGGGCTACGCCGCCACCAGTGAAGCTCATCACATGGTGATTCCACGCGAAGACGGTGAAGAGGTGGCGATCACGATGCGCCTGGCGTTAAAGGATGCGGGCATCACGCCGGCACAGGTCGATTACATCAATGCCCATGCGACCTCAACGACAGTGGGTGATGCCGTCGAGGTGAAGGCCATTCGCCTGTTGTTCAAATCGCGGGCGGACAAGCTGGCCGTGAGCGCAACCAAGTCACTCGTGGGTCACACGCTAGGCGCGGCGGGATCGCTGGCCGGAATTGTCTCGGCTCTGACTCTCACCAGCGGGCAGATCCACCCGACGCTCAACCTTGACGATCCGGACCCGGCCTGCGCCCTCGCGGGACTGTCTGCGGAACCGCAAAGCCGCAAAACGAAGGTCGCCCTGATCAACGCGTTCGGATTCGGCAGCAACAATGCCGCCGTCGTCTTAAAATCTCTGTCGACCTGA
- the lpxD gene encoding UDP-3-O-(3-hydroxymyristoyl)glucosamine N-acyltransferase, giving the protein MTTAPRRTPLTLRELHSYVGGELVGSPDATVIGVASLEEAGPGDLAFLTSERNLKSPQTAAIGALLVGRRLPECPSPQLVVDNPAYAFARAAQQFFTQPTRVRGIAQGITRGENVTIGADVSIWPGVTLGDRVSIGARVTLYPGVFVGDDSVIGEDALLYPNVVVREGCRLGARVIVHSGTVIGSDGFGYVPYQGRHQKIPQLGGVLIEDDVELGSNVSVDRATFGNTVIKRGTKIDNLVQIAHNVVVGEHNILVAQVGIAGSTTLGKYVMVGGQAGLADHLHIGDQVMIAAKSGVTRSLEPNQIVSGAPVMPHATFLKAQAVIPQLPELRQRVRELEERLAKLEQAHQTPAKPRTPRRK; this is encoded by the coding sequence ATGACGACTGCACCGAGACGCACACCGCTCACGCTCCGCGAACTCCACAGTTATGTCGGAGGAGAACTGGTCGGTTCGCCGGATGCGACCGTCATCGGGGTGGCAAGCCTGGAAGAGGCCGGACCAGGCGATCTCGCGTTCCTCACCTCCGAACGCAACTTAAAATCCCCGCAGACCGCCGCCATCGGGGCCCTACTCGTAGGACGTCGCCTGCCGGAGTGTCCGTCACCGCAACTCGTGGTGGACAATCCCGCCTACGCCTTTGCGCGAGCCGCCCAACAGTTTTTCACACAACCGACCCGCGTGCGCGGCATTGCCCAGGGCATCACCCGTGGCGAGAACGTGACGATCGGCGCGGATGTGTCGATCTGGCCCGGCGTGACCCTCGGAGACCGCGTCTCCATCGGGGCGCGAGTGACCCTCTATCCGGGAGTCTTTGTCGGCGACGATAGCGTCATCGGTGAGGATGCCCTGCTCTACCCCAATGTGGTGGTCCGCGAAGGGTGCCGCCTGGGAGCCCGCGTGATCGTACACAGCGGCACCGTGATCGGCAGCGACGGATTCGGGTACGTCCCGTACCAGGGACGTCACCAGAAAATTCCGCAGCTAGGCGGCGTGCTCATCGAAGATGACGTGGAGTTAGGCTCTAATGTGAGCGTGGATCGCGCGACGTTCGGCAACACCGTTATCAAGCGCGGGACAAAGATCGATAATCTCGTACAAATCGCCCACAACGTGGTGGTCGGTGAGCACAACATCCTCGTCGCGCAAGTCGGTATTGCCGGGAGTACGACGCTGGGGAAGTATGTGATGGTGGGTGGACAGGCCGGCCTCGCCGACCATTTGCACATCGGCGATCAGGTGATGATTGCGGCCAAATCCGGCGTCACGCGAAGCTTGGAACCCAATCAAATCGTCTCCGGTGCGCCGGTGATGCCCCATGCCACATTTCTGAAGGCCCAGGCGGTGATTCCGCAGTTGCCGGAGTTACGGCAACGCGTCCGCGAGTTGGAAGAGCGACTGGCAAAACTGGAACAGGCCCATCAGACTCCCGCCAAACCCCGCACACCTCGTCGCAAATAG
- a CDS encoding HD domain-containing phosphohydrolase, with the protein MSHYRQAEDAVMQIAAAVQRQEPVNVTVLSQLAGEIVESIQANDQLVVEALSSPVGPPLVTNLVNVSILATKVGVGLGYYGAELRRLALAGLLHDIGIFAVPQQLLTKTGRLTADERALVEQHPRLGCRVIEQLGAEYAWLAEVVLQAHERGRGQGYPNRLKDQEIHELAQIIGLVDIFDALVSPRPYRRRLLPHEAIRELLNTERTAFPREIMKALVEQLSVYPLGTTVRLSSGEEGVVVRITPQYPSRPVLRVTDSQERFGSESPRYLDLSVLPHVSVAETIDSPALERVTFASAPTPAESSAATTTASDQFAALLESLDAIAGVIQAAVAQPKASAPSIQSPSTTEVMDQTPHVRREIVGLFVLEAREWLNQIQTALERLDTTSEQTRRTKLSTILWQSVNSLARSAATVGLTAVEDMATRLLPLLQATAKHERAVAAHHVASLREGLLEISKMVQDIQAVERLPHDHLEGGNVVEPPVTDLPELMVQEPPVPEEPLSLGESVSTAPPTPSILEALRQLHLARGRSLQPLRDVLDTVIQRAEREVEREGGMVDARAIGRMLQELDELDEQFLAHMQTHVPTVMGTLTHVAQSSEARVFSPQALEPIFEEIDALSAAAERVSAANISLFLHGLRTFLRVTAQHKPTVIRERLAVVEERLASLIPLAQQWVDVGRVERAAIFDILPMA; encoded by the coding sequence GTGAGTCACTATCGGCAGGCTGAGGACGCGGTCATGCAGATTGCCGCCGCGGTACAACGGCAAGAGCCGGTCAATGTGACGGTGCTGAGCCAGCTTGCCGGCGAGATCGTCGAATCAATCCAGGCGAACGATCAATTGGTCGTCGAGGCGTTGTCCAGCCCTGTGGGGCCTCCGCTGGTCACCAATCTCGTCAATGTCAGTATTCTGGCCACAAAAGTCGGTGTCGGTCTTGGCTACTATGGTGCGGAGTTGCGGCGACTCGCATTGGCCGGACTTCTACACGACATCGGTATCTTCGCTGTTCCGCAGCAACTACTCACGAAGACCGGTCGTCTGACCGCCGATGAACGGGCGCTGGTTGAACAACATCCTCGTTTGGGATGCCGTGTGATTGAGCAGCTCGGTGCGGAGTATGCCTGGCTGGCCGAAGTGGTGTTGCAGGCGCATGAGCGCGGGAGAGGGCAAGGGTACCCGAATCGCCTGAAAGATCAGGAAATCCATGAGTTGGCGCAGATTATCGGGCTCGTCGATATCTTCGATGCGCTGGTCAGTCCACGTCCGTACCGTCGACGCCTCCTTCCGCACGAAGCCATACGCGAGTTGTTGAATACAGAACGTACGGCATTTCCTCGTGAAATCATGAAGGCTCTCGTGGAGCAACTTTCCGTCTATCCCTTGGGCACCACGGTACGCCTGAGCAGCGGGGAAGAAGGTGTGGTGGTGCGGATCACCCCTCAGTATCCATCGCGCCCGGTTCTCCGTGTCACGGATTCGCAGGAGAGGTTCGGATCTGAGTCGCCGCGGTATCTGGATTTGAGTGTGTTGCCGCACGTGTCGGTTGCGGAGACCATCGATTCCCCGGCCTTGGAACGCGTCACCTTCGCCTCGGCGCCGACGCCTGCTGAGTCTTCGGCAGCGACAACCACCGCTTCGGATCAGTTCGCGGCGCTTCTCGAGAGTCTGGATGCGATTGCCGGTGTCATTCAGGCAGCTGTCGCCCAGCCGAAGGCCTCCGCTCCCTCAATTCAATCTCCGTCGACGACGGAGGTTATGGATCAGACGCCACACGTTCGGCGGGAGATTGTTGGTCTGTTTGTGTTGGAGGCTCGTGAATGGCTGAACCAGATCCAGACGGCCTTGGAGCGGCTGGATACGACGAGTGAACAAACGCGCCGCACAAAACTCTCTACGATCTTATGGCAGAGCGTCAACAGCCTCGCGCGATCCGCCGCGACCGTTGGTCTCACGGCGGTGGAAGACATGGCGACCCGGTTGCTGCCGCTGCTCCAGGCTACGGCAAAACATGAGCGCGCGGTGGCGGCGCATCATGTTGCATCGCTGCGAGAGGGGCTGCTTGAGATCAGCAAAATGGTGCAGGACATTCAGGCGGTCGAACGTCTGCCCCACGATCATCTCGAAGGGGGCAATGTGGTCGAGCCACCCGTGACTGACTTGCCTGAGCTGATGGTCCAGGAGCCGCCGGTACCTGAGGAACCACTGTCTTTGGGTGAGAGTGTTTCAACCGCGCCGCCGACCCCCTCGATACTTGAGGCCCTGCGGCAGTTACATCTGGCTCGAGGGCGATCGCTGCAGCCGCTGCGGGATGTGCTGGATACCGTGATTCAGCGCGCCGAACGAGAGGTGGAACGAGAGGGCGGAATGGTCGATGCCCGTGCCATCGGGCGCATGTTGCAGGAACTGGATGAGTTGGACGAGCAGTTTCTCGCGCACATGCAAACGCATGTGCCGACGGTCATGGGCACACTCACACATGTTGCGCAGAGCAGTGAAGCGCGTGTCTTTTCGCCTCAGGCGCTGGAACCCATCTTCGAAGAAATTGATGCGCTCTCCGCTGCCGCCGAACGGGTGTCTGCCGCCAACATCAGTCTCTTCCTGCATGGCCTGCGCACATTCCTACGAGTCACAGCCCAGCATAAGCCGACCGTCATCCGTGAACGACTGGCGGTCGTGGAAGAGCGATTGGCGTCCCTGATTCCGCTGGCCCAGCAGTGGGTGGATGTCGGTCGAGTAGAGCGGGCGGCAATCTTTGATATTCTGCCCATGGCCTAA